The proteins below are encoded in one region of Zerene cesonia ecotype Mississippi chromosome 10, Zerene_cesonia_1.1, whole genome shotgun sequence:
- the LOC119829544 gene encoding myosin-IIIb-like isoform X1, with protein MRSEMAYRGLSQHVELDRAADPTDRYTLQDLIGEGTYGEVYCARDKKSGKRVAVKILENIAENIEEIEEEFLVFRDLSSHANIPEFYGLFLKRGITPEDDQIWFVMELCTGGSVTDLCAGMRARGTSLTEPQLAYVLRGTVRALTHLHSHRCMHRDVKGHNILLTENAEVKLVDFGVSSHLAATIARRNTSVGTPYWMAPEVIACEQQLDQSYDCRCDVWSVGITAIELAEGEPPLSGLHPMRALFQIPRNPPPNLSHPEQFSAQLADFISECLVKDMNQRPFARELLEHPLLLAVSSFEEKIRKELQAEIKRQRAEGRNCRAPEATTKRGKLKSHRKAKPEKMYTDDLATLEVLTEEAIVEQLQKRYSQNQIYTYIGDILVAVNPFTDIGIYTLKSQETYQGRCRSDNPPHIFAVADAAHQALMHQKQHQAIVISGESGAGKTESANLLLKQIVYLSKTQSGNLQDKILQVNPIMEAFGNARTGINANSSRFGKYLDLSMMRVGRISGARISVYLLEQSRVVHQAFGESNFHVFYYLYDGLESEGRWRKFYLDDQFKSRHRYLQPLSVTYREHNVYRWRQLNQAFKVVGFHEDEVQVLYKMLAAILHLGDIEFAETAGEDNTDNRATIIDTAPLHRASCLLGVETVDLRECLTSSSVVTKGETIARYCSPFESAVARDATARGLYARAFDRIVERINALLCHNRPQSNDQLSIGILDIFGFENFTRNSFEQLCINIANEQIQYYFNQHIFTWEQQEYMAEGVPVDLVEFSDNRPVLDMLLSRPMGLLALLDEESRFPRSTDRSLIEKFHRNIKSKFYVRPKSDAICFAIHHFAGRVVYQADGFLEKNRNFLPPEVVQLMRQSQYDVIRFLFQCPITKTGNLYSPLQGDLDTRTLDSPLSGDFRDRFNSRGLASQSRAQQTVATYFRYSLMELLQKMVSGTPQFVRCLKPNDSRSPKHFDSTKILKQLRYTGVLETIRIRQNGFSHRLTFDDFLKRYGFLAFSYNEEVKPNRDTCRLLLIRLRMDGWALGKSKVFLKYYHVETLARIYEQEIRKVVLVQARVRGWLGRQRYRRLRAQLAVSALTLQRHVRGWLTRKRLQRERHQLLAREFTREQDDRKQQGLLNKNKAMMKAKVLRQMTSDENNDRSSNNKENLSDKAAVIIQSHYRGYNTRRKLKKGQAPPPPRHPAPPPPGPAPHRAPAPPVPRSPAPPAHSVHERAAQLQIFAERVHNTNQEIHKNLRRNKSGIRLNEVSKPPEEYRPPPGFTLVPAIIRGQPSKIEVEASRLSSPSPEFLVSPGIPWNNDFYDDNNNQALFRNQRSSNPNYGVEKPLQNNQNRQNLPCNRQCGGLVSEEILQGNKIIELVKKSQKADPPPRPVYSPAYDPESDLRKILRNSPEMLAKPIFSSDDDYGPFRFKQLLRPTVGPTESLRKRKVKTSPGQSPWLSDSSQDSNTSKELYNKRRPQISMGVYYN; from the exons ATGAGAAGCGAAATGGCGTACCGAGGGCTGTCACAGCACGTGGAGCTCGACAGGGCTGCAGACCCTACCGATCGATACACTTTGCAAGATCTTATAGGAGAAGGGACTTACGGGGAAGTCTACTGCGCCAGAGATAAAAAGTCTGGAAAACGGGTGGCAGTTAAG ATTTTGGAAAACATAGCTGAAAATATAGAAGAAATAGAAGAAGAATTCCTAGTCTTTCGGGATCTATCTAGTCATGCCAACATCCCTGAATTTTATGGGCTTTTTTTAAAACGTGGCATAACTCCTGAAGATGATCAAATATGGTTCGTCATGGAG CTGTGCACAGGAGGATCTGTCACAGACCTGTGTGCAGGAATGCGCGCACGAGGCACCAGTCTTACGGAACCGCAGCTGGCATATGTACTCCGAGGTACAGTGAGGGCATTAACTCATCTACATTCACATCGGTGCATGCATCGGGATGTTAAAGGACACAACATACTTTTAACCGAAAATGCCGAAGTTAAGCTCGTCGATTTTGGTGTATCGTCACATTTAGCTGCCACTATTGCCAGAAGAAATACATCTGTAGGAACTCCTTATTGGATGGCCCCTGAA GTCATAGCTTGCGAACAACAATTAGATCAATCGTACGACTGTAGATGTGATGTGTGGTCTGTAGGTATCACAGCTATAGAGTTAGCTGAAGGAGAGCCACCCCTGTCTGGACTGCATCCAATGAGGGCTTTATTTCAAATCCCACGAAACCCACCTCCGAATTTGTCCCACCCAGAACAGTTTTCGGCACAACTTGCAGATTTCATTTCTGAATGTTTGGTAAAGGATATGAACCAAAGGCCGTTTGCACGCGAATTATTGGAGCACCCATTGCTACTAGCAGTTAGTAGTTTTGAGGAAAAA ATTCGCAAAGAACTTCAAGCTGAAATAAAACGACAAAGGGCTGAAGGTAGGAATTGCCGTGCTCCAGAAGCAACAACAAAACGAGGAAAACTAAAATCACACCGTAAAGCGAAGCCAGAAAAAATGTACACTGATGACTTAGCCACACTTGAAGTACTTACAGAAGAAGCAATCGTTGAACAATTACAAAAGAGATATTCACAGAATCAGATCTATACTTACATCGGAGATATATTAGTAGCTGTCAATCCTTTTACTGATATAggaatatatacattaaag AGTCAAGAAACGTATCAAGGTCGCTGTCGATCGGATAACCCACCACATATTTTTGCTGTAGCTGATGCAGCACATCAAGCACTTATGCATCAAAAGCAACATCAAGCAATAGTCATATCTGGGGAAAGTGGTGCTGGAAAGACTGAATctgctaatttattattaaaacaaattgtttatttatcaaag ACGCAAAGTGGAAACCTTCAAGATAAAATTCTTCAAGTGAATCCAATAATGGAAGCATTTGGTAATGCCCGTACTGGAATCAATGCAAATAGTTCTCGATTCGGGAAATATTTAGATCTGTCTATGATGAGAGTGGGAAGGATATCGGGAGCTAGAATATCTGTATATCTTTTAGAACAATCTAGAGTTGTCCACCAAGCAtt tgGTGAAAGCAATTTTcacgtattttattacttgtatGATGGCCTTGAAAGCGAAGGGCGGTGGAGGAAGTTCTATCTGGACGATCAATTCAAATCAAGACATCGATACTTACAACCTTTGTCGGTAACTTATAGGGAACATAATGTGTACCGATGGCGTCAACTGAATCAAGCCTTTAAG GTTGTCGGCTTTCACGAAGACGAGGTAcaagttttgtataaaatgttagcTGCTATATTACACTTGGGAGATATTGAATTCGCAGAGACAGCAGGGGAAGATAACACAGATAACAGAGCGACAATAATTGATACAGCGCCATTACACAGGG CGTCTTGTCTTTTGGGAGTGGAAACTGTAGATCTTCGGGAGTGCCTAACAAGTAGCAGCGTAGTGACGAAAGGGGAAACTATCGCCCGCTACTGTTCACCTTTCGAATCTGCGGTAGCGAGAGACGCCACTGCACGAGGCCTGTATGCGAGAGCATTTGATAGGATTGTTGAGAGAATCAATGCTCTGCTTTGCCATAATCGGCCACAAAG TAATGACCAATTGTCTATCGgcatattagatatttttggTTTCGAAAACTTCACAAGAAATTCCTTTGAACAACtctgtataaatattgcaaacGAGCAAAtccaatattatttcaaccaACACATATTCACTTGGGAACAACAAGAGTACATGGCGGAAGGCGTTCCAGTAGACCTCGTAGAATTTTCAGACAATAGACCAGTTTTGGACATGCTTCTGTCCCGACCGATGGGCCTATTAGCGCTACTTGATGAAGAGAGCCGATTTCCACGATCAACAGACAGGAGTCTTATTG AAAAATTTCATCGTAATATAAAGAGTAAATTTTACGTGCGACCAAAATCTGATGCAATTTGTTTCGCAATCCATCACTTTGCCGGGCGCGTTGTTTACCAAGCTGACGGGTTCTTGGAAAAGAATCGAAATTTCCTCCCACCTGAGGTTGTGCAATTGATGAGGCAAAGTCAATACGATGTCATAAGATTTCTATTCCAATGTCCGATAACGAAAACTGGCAATTTGTACTCGCCGCTCCAAGGAGACTTGGATACCAGAACTTTAGACAGCCCTCTATCTGGTGATTTTCGG GATCGCTTCAATAGCCGTGGGCTTGCGTCTCAGTCCCGCGCTCAACAGACTGTTGCAACGTACTTCCGATATTCCTTGATGGAGCTTCTGCAGAAAATGGTTAGCGGCACACCTCAGTTCGTCAGATGTTTGAAACCAAACGATTCGAGATCTCCAAAACATTTTGATTCAACAAAAATTCTTAAGCAATTGCGTTACACTGGAGTACTTGAAACTATAAGGATAAGACAGAATGGATTCTCGCATAGATTAacttttgatgattttttgaAGAG ATACGGATTCCTAGCATTTAGTTATAATGAAGAAGTCAAACCAAATCGAGATACTTgccgtttattattaataagactGAGAATGGATGGATGGGCGCTGGGCAAATCAAAAGTGTTCCTCAAATATTATCATGTTGAGACTCTTGCCAGAATTTATGAACAAGAG ATAAGAAAAGTTGTGCTAGTCCAAGCGCGTGTGCGCGGCTGGCTCGGCCGACAGCGCTACCGACGACTGCGCGCGCAGCTCGCGGTGTCGGCGCTCACGCTGCAGCGCCACGTGCGCGGCTGGCTCACACGCAAGCGGCTGCAGCGGGAGCGCCACCAGCTGCTCGCCAGGGAGTTTACGCGCGAACAGGATGATAGGAAACAACAAG GTTTATTGAACAAGAACAAAGCCATGATGAAAGCAAAGGTGCTCAGGCAAATGACTTCGGATGAGAACAACGACAGGAGCAGCAATAACAAAGAGAATTTATCCGATAAGGCAGCTGTAATCATTCAAAGCC ACTACCGCGGTTACAACACGCGTCGCAAGCTGAAGAAGGGTCAGGCGCCGCCACCGCCACGCCACCCCGCGCCTCCTCCCCCCGGCCCCGCGCCGCATCGcgcccccgcgccgcccgtgCCCCGCTCCCCCGCCCCACCCGCGCACTCGGTGCACGAGCGCGCGGCGCAACTGCAGATATTCGCTGAACGG GTTCACAATACAAACCAGGAGATTCACAAAAATCTTCGTCGTAATAAGTCCGGGATTCGTTTGAATGAAGTCAGTAAGCCTCCCGAAGAATATCGTCCTCCGCCCGGCTTCACACTGGTCCCAGCTATCATTAGAGGACAACCTTCCAAAATAGAAGTAGAAGCAAGTAGACTATCGAG TCCGTCGCCTGAATTTCTAGTGAGTCCCGGTATCCCATGGAataacgatttttatgatgataataataatcaggCACTTTTCAGAAATCAAAG ATCCTCAAACCCAAATTATGGCGTCGAGAAACCACTTCAAAATAACCAGAACCGGCAAAATCTGCCCTGCAACAGGCAGTGTGGAGGTCTAGTCAG TGAGGAAATATTGCAAGG CAACAAAATAATAGAACTCGTGAAAAAGTCACAAAAGGCCGATCCGCCCCCGCGCCCCGTCTACAGCCCAGCTTATGATCCCGAATCCGATTTGAGGAAAATCTTAAGAAACTCACCAGAAATGCTCGCAAAACCCATATTTAGTTCGGACGATGACTATGGACCTTTTCgttttaaacaattacttCGACCCACCGTTGGTCCAACAGAAAGTCTGAGAAAGAGGAAAGTCAAAACTTCCCCTGGTCAAAGCCCTTGGCTATCTGATAGTTCACAGGATAGTAATACCTCTAAAGAACTATACAACAAGCGTCGACCCCAAATAAGTATGGGAGTGTATTATAACTAG
- the LOC119829544 gene encoding myosin-IIIb-like isoform X5 — MRSEMAYRGLSQHVELDRAADPTDRYTLQDLIGEGTYGEVYCARDKKSGKRVAVKILENIAENIEEIEEEFLVFRDLSSHANIPEFYGLFLKRGITPEDDQIWFVMELCTGGSVTDLCAGMRARGTSLTEPQLAYVLRGTVRALTHLHSHRCMHRDVKGHNILLTENAEVKLVDFGVSSHLAATIARRNTSVGTPYWMAPEVIACEQQLDQSYDCRCDVWSVGITAIELAEGEPPLSGLHPMRALFQIPRNPPPNLSHPEQFSAQLADFISECLVKDMNQRPFARELLEHPLLLAVSSFEEKIRKELQAEIKRQRAEGRNCRAPEATTKRGKLKSHRKAKPEKMYTDDLATLEVLTEEAIVEQLQKRYSQNQIYTYIGDILVAVNPFTDIGIYTLKSQETYQGRCRSDNPPHIFAVADAAHQALMHQKQHQAIVISGESGAGKTESANLLLKQIVYLSKTQSGNLQDKILQVNPIMEAFGNARTGINANSSRFGKYLDLSMMRVGRISGARISVYLLEQSRVVHQAFGESNFHVFYYLYDGLESEGRWRKFYLDDQFKSRHRYLQPLSVTYREHNVYRWRQLNQAFKVVGFHEDEVQVLYKMLAAILHLGDIEFAETAGEDNTDNRATIIDTAPLHRASCLLGVETVDLRECLTSSSVVTKGETIARYCSPFESAVARDATARGLYARAFDRIVERINALLCHNRPQSNDQLSIGILDIFGFENFTRNSFEQLCINIANEQIQYYFNQHIFTWEQQEYMAEGVPVDLVEFSDNRPVLDMLLSRPMGLLALLDEESRFPRSTDRSLIEKFHRNIKSKFYVRPKSDAICFAIHHFAGRVVYQADGFLEKNRNFLPPEVVQLMRQSQYDVIRFLFQCPITKTGNLYSPLQGDLDTRTLDSPLSGDFRDRFNSRGLASQSRAQQTVATYFRYSLMELLQKMVSGTPQFVRCLKPNDSRSPKHFDSTKILKQLRYTGVLETIRIRQNGFSHRLTFDDFLKRYGFLAFSYNEEVKPNRDTCRLLLIRLRMDGWALGKSKVFLKYYHVETLARIYEQEIRKVVLVQARVRGWLGRQRYRRLRAQLAVSALTLQRHVRGWLTRKRLQRERHQLLAREFTREQDDRKQQGLLNKNKAMMKAKVLRQMTSDENNDRSSNNKENLSDKAAVIIQSHYRGYNTRRKLKKGQAPPPPRHPAPPPPGPAPHRAPAPPVPRSPAPPAHSVHERAAQLQIFAERVHNTNQEIHKNLRRNKSGIRLNEVSKPPEEYRPPPGFTLVPAIIRGQPSKIEVEASRLSRSSNPNYGVEKPLQNNQNRQNLPCNRQCGGLVSNKIIELVKKSQKADPPPRPVYSPAYDPESDLRKILRNSPEMLAKPIFSSDDDYGPFRFKQLLRPTVGPTESLRKRKVKTSPGQSPWLSDSSQDSNTSKELYNKRRPQISMGVYYN, encoded by the exons ATGAGAAGCGAAATGGCGTACCGAGGGCTGTCACAGCACGTGGAGCTCGACAGGGCTGCAGACCCTACCGATCGATACACTTTGCAAGATCTTATAGGAGAAGGGACTTACGGGGAAGTCTACTGCGCCAGAGATAAAAAGTCTGGAAAACGGGTGGCAGTTAAG ATTTTGGAAAACATAGCTGAAAATATAGAAGAAATAGAAGAAGAATTCCTAGTCTTTCGGGATCTATCTAGTCATGCCAACATCCCTGAATTTTATGGGCTTTTTTTAAAACGTGGCATAACTCCTGAAGATGATCAAATATGGTTCGTCATGGAG CTGTGCACAGGAGGATCTGTCACAGACCTGTGTGCAGGAATGCGCGCACGAGGCACCAGTCTTACGGAACCGCAGCTGGCATATGTACTCCGAGGTACAGTGAGGGCATTAACTCATCTACATTCACATCGGTGCATGCATCGGGATGTTAAAGGACACAACATACTTTTAACCGAAAATGCCGAAGTTAAGCTCGTCGATTTTGGTGTATCGTCACATTTAGCTGCCACTATTGCCAGAAGAAATACATCTGTAGGAACTCCTTATTGGATGGCCCCTGAA GTCATAGCTTGCGAACAACAATTAGATCAATCGTACGACTGTAGATGTGATGTGTGGTCTGTAGGTATCACAGCTATAGAGTTAGCTGAAGGAGAGCCACCCCTGTCTGGACTGCATCCAATGAGGGCTTTATTTCAAATCCCACGAAACCCACCTCCGAATTTGTCCCACCCAGAACAGTTTTCGGCACAACTTGCAGATTTCATTTCTGAATGTTTGGTAAAGGATATGAACCAAAGGCCGTTTGCACGCGAATTATTGGAGCACCCATTGCTACTAGCAGTTAGTAGTTTTGAGGAAAAA ATTCGCAAAGAACTTCAAGCTGAAATAAAACGACAAAGGGCTGAAGGTAGGAATTGCCGTGCTCCAGAAGCAACAACAAAACGAGGAAAACTAAAATCACACCGTAAAGCGAAGCCAGAAAAAATGTACACTGATGACTTAGCCACACTTGAAGTACTTACAGAAGAAGCAATCGTTGAACAATTACAAAAGAGATATTCACAGAATCAGATCTATACTTACATCGGAGATATATTAGTAGCTGTCAATCCTTTTACTGATATAggaatatatacattaaag AGTCAAGAAACGTATCAAGGTCGCTGTCGATCGGATAACCCACCACATATTTTTGCTGTAGCTGATGCAGCACATCAAGCACTTATGCATCAAAAGCAACATCAAGCAATAGTCATATCTGGGGAAAGTGGTGCTGGAAAGACTGAATctgctaatttattattaaaacaaattgtttatttatcaaag ACGCAAAGTGGAAACCTTCAAGATAAAATTCTTCAAGTGAATCCAATAATGGAAGCATTTGGTAATGCCCGTACTGGAATCAATGCAAATAGTTCTCGATTCGGGAAATATTTAGATCTGTCTATGATGAGAGTGGGAAGGATATCGGGAGCTAGAATATCTGTATATCTTTTAGAACAATCTAGAGTTGTCCACCAAGCAtt tgGTGAAAGCAATTTTcacgtattttattacttgtatGATGGCCTTGAAAGCGAAGGGCGGTGGAGGAAGTTCTATCTGGACGATCAATTCAAATCAAGACATCGATACTTACAACCTTTGTCGGTAACTTATAGGGAACATAATGTGTACCGATGGCGTCAACTGAATCAAGCCTTTAAG GTTGTCGGCTTTCACGAAGACGAGGTAcaagttttgtataaaatgttagcTGCTATATTACACTTGGGAGATATTGAATTCGCAGAGACAGCAGGGGAAGATAACACAGATAACAGAGCGACAATAATTGATACAGCGCCATTACACAGGG CGTCTTGTCTTTTGGGAGTGGAAACTGTAGATCTTCGGGAGTGCCTAACAAGTAGCAGCGTAGTGACGAAAGGGGAAACTATCGCCCGCTACTGTTCACCTTTCGAATCTGCGGTAGCGAGAGACGCCACTGCACGAGGCCTGTATGCGAGAGCATTTGATAGGATTGTTGAGAGAATCAATGCTCTGCTTTGCCATAATCGGCCACAAAG TAATGACCAATTGTCTATCGgcatattagatatttttggTTTCGAAAACTTCACAAGAAATTCCTTTGAACAACtctgtataaatattgcaaacGAGCAAAtccaatattatttcaaccaACACATATTCACTTGGGAACAACAAGAGTACATGGCGGAAGGCGTTCCAGTAGACCTCGTAGAATTTTCAGACAATAGACCAGTTTTGGACATGCTTCTGTCCCGACCGATGGGCCTATTAGCGCTACTTGATGAAGAGAGCCGATTTCCACGATCAACAGACAGGAGTCTTATTG AAAAATTTCATCGTAATATAAAGAGTAAATTTTACGTGCGACCAAAATCTGATGCAATTTGTTTCGCAATCCATCACTTTGCCGGGCGCGTTGTTTACCAAGCTGACGGGTTCTTGGAAAAGAATCGAAATTTCCTCCCACCTGAGGTTGTGCAATTGATGAGGCAAAGTCAATACGATGTCATAAGATTTCTATTCCAATGTCCGATAACGAAAACTGGCAATTTGTACTCGCCGCTCCAAGGAGACTTGGATACCAGAACTTTAGACAGCCCTCTATCTGGTGATTTTCGG GATCGCTTCAATAGCCGTGGGCTTGCGTCTCAGTCCCGCGCTCAACAGACTGTTGCAACGTACTTCCGATATTCCTTGATGGAGCTTCTGCAGAAAATGGTTAGCGGCACACCTCAGTTCGTCAGATGTTTGAAACCAAACGATTCGAGATCTCCAAAACATTTTGATTCAACAAAAATTCTTAAGCAATTGCGTTACACTGGAGTACTTGAAACTATAAGGATAAGACAGAATGGATTCTCGCATAGATTAacttttgatgattttttgaAGAG ATACGGATTCCTAGCATTTAGTTATAATGAAGAAGTCAAACCAAATCGAGATACTTgccgtttattattaataagactGAGAATGGATGGATGGGCGCTGGGCAAATCAAAAGTGTTCCTCAAATATTATCATGTTGAGACTCTTGCCAGAATTTATGAACAAGAG ATAAGAAAAGTTGTGCTAGTCCAAGCGCGTGTGCGCGGCTGGCTCGGCCGACAGCGCTACCGACGACTGCGCGCGCAGCTCGCGGTGTCGGCGCTCACGCTGCAGCGCCACGTGCGCGGCTGGCTCACACGCAAGCGGCTGCAGCGGGAGCGCCACCAGCTGCTCGCCAGGGAGTTTACGCGCGAACAGGATGATAGGAAACAACAAG GTTTATTGAACAAGAACAAAGCCATGATGAAAGCAAAGGTGCTCAGGCAAATGACTTCGGATGAGAACAACGACAGGAGCAGCAATAACAAAGAGAATTTATCCGATAAGGCAGCTGTAATCATTCAAAGCC ACTACCGCGGTTACAACACGCGTCGCAAGCTGAAGAAGGGTCAGGCGCCGCCACCGCCACGCCACCCCGCGCCTCCTCCCCCCGGCCCCGCGCCGCATCGcgcccccgcgccgcccgtgCCCCGCTCCCCCGCCCCACCCGCGCACTCGGTGCACGAGCGCGCGGCGCAACTGCAGATATTCGCTGAACGG GTTCACAATACAAACCAGGAGATTCACAAAAATCTTCGTCGTAATAAGTCCGGGATTCGTTTGAATGAAGTCAGTAAGCCTCCCGAAGAATATCGTCCTCCGCCCGGCTTCACACTGGTCCCAGCTATCATTAGAGGACAACCTTCCAAAATAGAAGTAGAAGCAAGTAGACTATCGAG ATCCTCAAACCCAAATTATGGCGTCGAGAAACCACTTCAAAATAACCAGAACCGGCAAAATCTGCCCTGCAACAGGCAGTGTGGAGGTCTAGTCAG CAACAAAATAATAGAACTCGTGAAAAAGTCACAAAAGGCCGATCCGCCCCCGCGCCCCGTCTACAGCCCAGCTTATGATCCCGAATCCGATTTGAGGAAAATCTTAAGAAACTCACCAGAAATGCTCGCAAAACCCATATTTAGTTCGGACGATGACTATGGACCTTTTCgttttaaacaattacttCGACCCACCGTTGGTCCAACAGAAAGTCTGAGAAAGAGGAAAGTCAAAACTTCCCCTGGTCAAAGCCCTTGGCTATCTGATAGTTCACAGGATAGTAATACCTCTAAAGAACTATACAACAAGCGTCGACCCCAAATAAGTATGGGAGTGTATTATAACTAG